In one Brevibacillus composti genomic region, the following are encoded:
- a CDS encoding efflux RND transporter periplasmic adaptor subunit yields MNVKKQPVILALSAVLLVAGCSQPEAAPTDTQQQEESATPVEVDQVKKGTVSSESGITAKLAPSEEVQISPKISGKIIDLPVKLGDSVSAGQVLFKLDQQDLANTVAQQEAAYKVALAGLKQSGSSTDQGLVQARNSLKQAEQALADARLNQQRMKLLFEQGAISSQQMEQANTALTNAQTAFENAKQVWETSQQKTNLQVSEASLNQAAVALQNAKEQLANAVVTAPINGYVSSVNGAVGQIAGPQSPVVVIVKTNPLLVKANLSEADITKVSVGTAVKVSIPVLSKDVEAKVTAVSPVMNQQLKAYPIEITIPNPDGELKADMVVNVTFAGQAAVQNEQLVIPRKAVFDRDGKRYVYRIEGEAAKMVEVTTGEETSDLIVIQSGLAEGDQIVVRGQTLLQDGKKVSIINKSK; encoded by the coding sequence ATGAACGTGAAAAAACAACCGGTTATCCTGGCTTTGTCGGCGGTGTTGCTGGTCGCCGGCTGCTCACAGCCAGAAGCGGCTCCTACGGATACACAGCAGCAGGAAGAGAGCGCGACGCCAGTAGAAGTGGATCAAGTGAAAAAAGGGACGGTCAGCTCGGAATCGGGGATCACGGCAAAATTGGCTCCGAGTGAAGAGGTGCAAATCAGTCCCAAGATCAGCGGCAAGATTATCGATCTTCCAGTGAAGCTCGGTGACTCCGTATCGGCGGGGCAGGTGTTGTTTAAGCTGGATCAGCAAGACCTGGCCAATACCGTCGCTCAGCAGGAAGCTGCCTACAAGGTGGCCCTGGCCGGGCTGAAGCAATCCGGAAGCAGCACCGATCAAGGCTTGGTGCAGGCACGCAACTCGCTGAAGCAAGCGGAGCAAGCGCTGGCGGACGCGCGGCTCAACCAGCAGCGCATGAAGCTGTTGTTTGAACAGGGGGCAATCTCCTCTCAGCAGATGGAGCAAGCCAATACGGCTTTGACCAACGCCCAAACCGCCTTTGAAAACGCAAAGCAAGTATGGGAAACGTCGCAGCAGAAGACAAACCTGCAAGTCTCTGAAGCATCGCTTAACCAGGCTGCCGTCGCTCTGCAAAACGCAAAAGAACAATTGGCCAATGCCGTCGTGACGGCTCCGATCAACGGCTATGTCTCCAGCGTCAATGGTGCCGTCGGACAGATCGCTGGTCCGCAAAGCCCGGTCGTCGTGATCGTCAAGACCAATCCGCTGTTGGTAAAGGCGAACCTGTCTGAAGCAGACATCACCAAGGTGAGTGTGGGTACGGCCGTGAAAGTGAGCATTCCGGTCCTCTCCAAGGACGTGGAAGCAAAGGTAACCGCGGTCAGCCCGGTCATGAACCAGCAGTTGAAGGCATACCCGATCGAGATCACCATCCCGAATCCAGATGGCGAGCTGAAGGCCGACATGGTGGTCAACGTGACCTTCGCCGGCCAGGCTGCCGTTCAAAACGAGCAGCTGGTCATCCCGCGCAAAGCGGTCTTCGATCGCGACGGAAAGCGCTATGTATACCGGATCGAAGGAGAGGCCGCCAAAATGGTGGAAGTGACGACCGGCGAAGAAACAAGCGACCTGATCGTGATCCAGTCCGGCCTGGCCGAAGGCGATCAAATCGTCGTCAGAGGGCAAACACTTTTGCAGGACGGCAAAAAGGTATCCATCATCAATAAGAGCAAGTAA
- a CDS encoding chromate transporter — MARTLQEIFLISTKLGLTSFGGPIAHLGYFHEEYVRRRKWIDDASYADLVALCQFLPGPASSQVGIGIGVLRGGVWGGIAAWLGFTLPSALLLALFAYILHLGSFGDAGWIHGLKLVAVAVVAQAVLGMGQKLAVGKMRASIAVLTASVALLWPTAVTQVILILLAGLLGCVLWRDSSQTAPANLHIPISRRFALGCLLLFFAFLLVLPWISRSSGVAWLQLFDSLYRAGSLVYGGGHVVLPLLEREFVPTGLLSSEDFLAGYGAAQAVPGPLFTFASYLGAMVGGPSGAIVATLAIFLPAFLLVIGCLPFWDVLRSHPRAQGALAGINAAVVGILLAALYNPIWTSTILSPADFAMAAILFALLVFWKLPPWVVVVIGATGGWLLSILS, encoded by the coding sequence TTGGCACGTACGCTGCAAGAAATTTTCCTCATCTCCACAAAGCTAGGCCTAACCTCCTTTGGAGGACCGATCGCTCATCTCGGCTATTTTCATGAGGAGTATGTTCGCCGCCGCAAATGGATCGACGATGCCAGCTATGCCGATCTGGTGGCTCTCTGCCAATTCCTCCCCGGTCCCGCCAGCAGTCAGGTGGGAATCGGGATTGGCGTCTTGCGGGGCGGCGTCTGGGGAGGAATCGCCGCATGGCTGGGCTTTACGCTCCCCTCTGCCCTCCTGCTCGCCCTCTTCGCGTACATCCTCCACCTGGGGTCTTTCGGCGATGCCGGGTGGATTCACGGACTGAAGCTGGTGGCTGTCGCGGTCGTCGCGCAGGCGGTGCTTGGCATGGGCCAAAAGCTGGCCGTGGGCAAAATGCGCGCAAGCATCGCGGTACTCACCGCTTCCGTCGCCTTGCTGTGGCCGACGGCTGTCACCCAAGTCATCCTGATACTACTGGCGGGCCTGCTGGGCTGCGTTTTGTGGAGAGATTCCTCGCAAACGGCCCCGGCCAATCTGCACATCCCGATCAGCCGCAGGTTTGCGCTTGGCTGCTTGCTGCTCTTCTTCGCTTTTTTGCTCGTCTTGCCTTGGATCAGCCGAAGCAGCGGCGTCGCCTGGCTCCAACTGTTTGATTCCCTCTATCGCGCCGGATCGCTGGTCTATGGCGGGGGACATGTGGTGCTGCCGCTGTTGGAAAGAGAGTTCGTCCCGACAGGCCTTTTGTCCAGCGAAGACTTTCTCGCAGGGTACGGCGCCGCTCAAGCCGTTCCTGGGCCGCTTTTTACGTTTGCCAGCTATCTCGGGGCGATGGTCGGCGGCCCATCCGGTGCAATCGTCGCCACGCTGGCGATCTTCCTCCCCGCATTTTTACTGGTGATCGGGTGCTTGCCCTTCTGGGATGTATTGCGAAGCCATCCGCGTGCACAGGGAGCCCTCGCCGGGATCAATGCGGCCGTCGTCGGAATCTTGCTGGCTGCCTTGTATAATCCGATCTGGACGAGTACCATTCTCTCGCCTGCGGATTTCGCGATGGCCGCGATCCTGTTTGCCCTCCTGGTTTTCTGGAAGCTGCCGCCATGGGTGGTCGTCGTGATTGGCGCAACCGGAGGCTGGTTATTGTCCATCCTGTCTTGA
- a CDS encoding nitric oxide synthase oxygenase — protein MERVVVITHRLWNEASTFIRECYTFLHKPESDIEARLRQIQQEIEQTGTYEHTYDELHYGAKAAWRNSNRCIGRLFWQTIHLFDERKAETAEEIRDALLRHIDYATNDGRIRPAITVFRAATNPMESIRIWNHQLIRYAGFETEAGVVGDPHSVPFTKKCLELGWKADAEPYRILPLVIQIGDRPPALFEIPGDHVLEVPIAHPEYPWFAELSLRWYAVPIISEMRLEVGGISYTAAPFNGWYMETEIGARNLADEDRFDLLPTVASRMGLDMSSHATMWKDKALIELNVAVHHSYKAAGVSIVDHHTAAQQFKLFEQQEEDAGRRVTGDWTWLIPPVSPATTHIFHKTYDNTWHSPNFDYQDKPYG, from the coding sequence ATGGAAAGGGTGGTTGTTATTACACATCGACTATGGAATGAAGCCAGCACGTTTATTCGCGAGTGCTATACCTTTTTACACAAACCGGAATCAGACATCGAGGCCCGCCTCCGGCAAATCCAGCAGGAGATCGAGCAAACCGGCACCTACGAACATACCTACGATGAGCTTCACTACGGTGCAAAAGCGGCATGGCGGAACAGCAATCGCTGCATCGGACGGCTGTTTTGGCAAACCATCCATCTCTTCGACGAGCGCAAGGCGGAAACGGCAGAAGAGATACGCGATGCGCTCCTCCGCCACATCGACTACGCGACCAATGACGGACGAATCCGGCCGGCCATCACCGTCTTTCGTGCAGCGACGAACCCAATGGAGAGCATACGCATCTGGAATCACCAGCTGATCCGCTACGCAGGCTTCGAGACAGAGGCAGGCGTTGTGGGCGATCCTCACTCCGTCCCCTTTACCAAAAAATGCCTGGAGTTGGGATGGAAAGCGGATGCAGAACCGTATCGCATCCTGCCGCTCGTGATACAAATCGGCGACCGACCGCCCGCACTGTTTGAGATACCCGGCGACCACGTCCTCGAAGTGCCGATCGCTCATCCGGAGTATCCCTGGTTCGCCGAGCTTTCTTTGCGTTGGTACGCGGTGCCGATCATCTCCGAGATGCGTCTGGAGGTAGGCGGGATCTCCTATACGGCGGCACCCTTTAACGGATGGTATATGGAAACGGAAATTGGCGCGCGAAATCTGGCTGACGAAGATCGCTTCGACCTGCTCCCGACTGTCGCCTCCCGCATGGGACTGGATATGTCGAGCCATGCGACGATGTGGAAGGACAAAGCCCTGATCGAGCTGAATGTGGCGGTCCATCACTCGTACAAGGCAGCGGGAGTCAGCATCGTCGATCATCATACGGCTGCTCAGCAGTTTAAACTGTTTGAACAGCAGGAAGAGGACGCGGGTCGCCGTGTCACAGGGGACTGGACCTGGCTCATCCCCCCGGTATCGCCCGCTACGACGCATATTTTCCATAAAACCTATGACAATACCTGGCACAGTCCCAACTTTGACTACCAGGACAAGCCGTACGGATAG